One region of Wyeomyia smithii strain HCP4-BCI-WySm-NY-G18 chromosome 3, ASM2978416v1, whole genome shotgun sequence genomic DNA includes:
- the LOC129729551 gene encoding NADH dehydrogenase [ubiquinone] 1 beta subcomplex subunit 9, with protein sequence MSAPTAAVLAHTRRVCTLYKKSLRSLESWYDRRHIFRYHAVLMRARFDKHRNEKDPAKIAQLVADGERELFETQHFQPKKFAMSPGGVAFEREVVPPDWVLDYWHPLEKAQYPEYFARREKRKEEYVIWWEKQYGKAPSSDSHH encoded by the exons ATGTCGGCACCTACGGCAGCGGTTCTAGCACACACGCGACGAGTTTGTACGTTGTACAAAAAATCGTTGCGCAGCCTAGAATCTTGGTATGATAGAAG ACATATCTTCCGTTATCATGCCGTTTTGATGAGAGCGCGCTTCGATAAACACCGAAACGAGAAGGATCCTGCAAAAATTGCCCAACTGGTAGCCGATGGCGAACGCGAACTGTTCGAGACACAGCATTTTCAGCCAAAAAAAT TCGCTATGTCACCTGGTGGAGTGGCCTTCGAGCGCGAAGTGGTTCCTCCAGACTGGGTCCTGGACTACTGGCATCCGCTGGAAAAGGCACAGTACCCGGAATATTTTGCCCGTCGTGAAAAACGCAAAGAGGAATACGTCATCTGGTGGGAGAAACAATACGGCAAGGCACCCTCTTCCGATTCACATCATTAA
- the LOC129729572 gene encoding dolichol-phosphate mannosyltransferase subunit 1, protein MTANKYSILLPTYNERDNLPIIVWLLVKYMQESETDYEIIVIDDGSPDGTQDVAKELQKIYGSDRILLRPRASKLGLGTAYIHGMQHASGDFIIIMDADLSHHPKFIPQFIELQKSADLDIVTGTRYKGDGGVYGWDFKRKLISRGANFLTQLLLRPNVSDLTGSFRLYKKDVLKELISHCTSKGYVFQMEMIVRARQLKYSIGEVPISFVDRVYGQSKLGGSEIVQFAKNLLYLFATT, encoded by the exons ATGACTGCCAATAAGTATTCGATTTTATTACCTACATACAACGAGCGAGACAATCTTCCCATTATTGTTTGGTTGCTAGTGAAATATATGCAAGAATC GGAAACTGACTATGAAATCATCGTGATTGACGATGGCAGCCCAGATGGGACGCAGGATGTCGCGAAAGAGTTGCAGAAAATCTACGGTTCAGATCGAATTCTACTGCGACCACGAGCCTCCAAGTTGGGTCTCGGTACGGCATACATACATGGTATGCAGCATGCTAGTGGAGACTTTATTATAATTATGGATGCTGACCTCAGTCACCAT CCAAAATTCATTCCACAGTTTATCGAGTTGCAGAAATCTGCCGACTTGGATATTGTTACTGGTACCCGTTATAAGGGCGACGGAGGTGTATACGGGTGGGACTTCAAACGTAAGCTAATTTCCCGGGGAGCTAACTTTCTGACACAGCTGCTGCTAAGACCAAACGTGTCCGATTTAACGGGATCCTTCCGGCTGTACAAGAAGGACGTCCTCAAAGAGCTTATCTCTCACTGCACCTCAAAGGGTTACGTGTTCCAGATGGAGATGATAGTTCGTGCCCGTCAGCTGAAGTACAGTATCGGTGAGGTGCCGATTTCTTTTGTGGATCGCGTTTACGGACAGTCTAAGCTAGGAGGGTCGGAAATTGTGCAGTTTGCTAAAAATCTGCTCTATCTCTTTGCAACCACGTAA